The Pseudomonas sp. TH06 genome has a window encoding:
- a CDS encoding cation transporter: MQVFNVEGMSCGHCVKAITNAVQAKDPAASVRVDLAAKEVGVESALSAEQVIEVISEEGYPVKLA; the protein is encoded by the coding sequence ATGCAAGTGTTCAATGTTGAAGGCATGTCCTGCGGTCACTGCGTCAAAGCCATCACCAACGCCGTGCAGGCCAAAGATCCGGCGGCCAGTGTGCGCGTCGATCTGGCGGCCAAGGAAGTCGGCGTCGAAAGTGCGCTGAGTGCCGAACAGGTGATTGAAGTCATCAGCGAAGAAGGCTACCCAGTAAAACTCGCCTGA